The DNA region GACCGGGCTGCAGCCCGTTGTCGTGATCGCCGAGAATCCCGCGGCCGCCGATGTCGTGCAGATGAAGATCTCGCCCGAAGTGCCGGTTTCCGGCGCCGAGAAGTTCGAGATCGCGAGCGAGGTCGTGACGCCCGGAATGTACCAGGTCAAGGCCAGCGAAGAAGGACCGGTCTTCGTGACCGCCTCGATCGGACGTCCGCCGGTCAAGGAAGCAAAGCTTGTCAAGATCGACCCCGAGACGCTCAAGGTCGCGGCCGAGGCGGTTCCCGCCGCTGCCCCCGCGCGTGAGGATGGCAAGGATGCGGGGCTTTTCGCGGTCTATGGCGTCGATGTGGACAATGCCAATGGCAATGTCTGGGTCACCAATACCCGCCAGAACACCGCGAGCGTCTACAAGCAATCCGACCTGTCGCTGGTCAAGCAGTTCGAGCCAGGCGCCGTGCCCCATGCCCGCGACGTGATCGTGGACGAGGCCAATGGCCGGGCCTATGCCAGCGCGACCGGCACGCCGAATATCGAGGTCTTCGACATCGAGACGCTCGAAAAGCTGGAGCCGATCACGCTGCAATCTACTATCCGGGGCGAGGAATTCTCGACCATGGCGCTGGATATCGACGAGGCGGGCGGCAAGCTGGTCACGGTAAGCATCGCGACGCCGGAAGCGGCCATCGTCGACCTGAAGACGGGCGACGCCAAGGTCATCCGCCTGCCGGGCGTCAAGACCGCCTCGGGCGTGGCCTATGACCCGCAGGAAGGTCTGATCTTCGTCGCCGCGCAGGGCACCGACAACCTGGTGATCGTCAAGGCCGAAACCGGAGAAGTGCTTCATGACGTGCCCGTCGGGGCAGGCGCGCTGAACGTGGCCTTTGAACCGAAAAGCCGCCATGCCTTTGTCGCGAACCGCGGCGCGGGCACGATCACCGTCGTCGATCCCCGGGGCAATATCATTGCCAATCTCGATGCCGGCAGCATGCCGAACCAGCTGCGCGCGGATGGCCGGGGCAATGTCTGGGCGGTTAACAAGGCCCGCGGAGAAGACGACCCCGTCGGAGACCGTATCTGGCGCATCACGCCGAAAGAGTGATCCCGTTTCAGTCTGAGCCGTCTGATCGCGCCCCGCAGCAATACTGCGGGGCGTTTTTTTCCGAATGTGACTGTTTGCGACATTTCGCGACAAAAGACTTTGCCTGCAGCCATTGAAGCACGCGGTCACAAATGGTTGAAGCGGGCAGCCCGCCTCGCCGCCAGCAATCTTCCAGAAACATTCCAGGAAAATCAAATGGCGACGCCCCTCATGCGCCCTGCCACCGGCACGGCAATCTGTCTTCTCATGTCACTTCCCGTCTTTGCCGGGGCCGCGATCGCGCAAGAGGCCGCCGCGCCGGAGCCGAGCGCGGTGGTTCTTGAAACCGTCGTCCTGTCCGCCGAAGACCAGAACAAGCAGGCTTTGGGTGCCTCGGTGATCACCGAGAGTGATCTCGCAAAGGCCCCGGTTGTGAACGACATCTCGGAAATCGTGCGCAAGATGCCGGGGGTCAACCTGACCGGCAACAATACCAGCGGCCAGCGTGGCAACAACCGCCAGATAGACATCCGTGGCATGGGACCGGAAAACACCCTGATCCTGATCGACGGCAAGCCCGTGATGTCGCGCAACGCGGTCAAGATGAGCCGCGGCGGCGAACGCGACACGCGCGGCGATTCGAATTGGGTTCCGGCCGAGATGATCGAACGCATCGAGGTCCTGCGCGGCCCCGCGGCGGCGCGCTATGGCTCTGGCTCGGCGGGCGGGGTGGTCAACATCATCACCAAGCGTCCCGAGACCCTGACCGGGCAGGTCAGCATGCATACGACCCAGCCCGAAAGCAGCAAGGAAGGGGCAACCAACCGAACGAATTTCATGCTGGCCGGACCGGCGGGCGAGGACTTCACCTTCCGTATCTTCGGCAATTACAACCGCTCTGAACCCGATTCAGCCGACATCAATCCCGCCGAATTGGATGACGACGGCGAAGAGGTCGTGATGGCCGGGACCGAGGGCGTCATCAACAAGGACATAAGCACGCTCCTGACCTGGCACGGGATCGAGGGCCACGAGATTGATCTGGAATGGAACTTCTCGCGTCAGGGCAACCTTTACGCGGGTGACACGCGCACCGGGGTAACCGACGAGCAATACAACTCGCTCCTGGGCGAGGAAACCAACCGGATGTATCGCAACACCCTCGCGATCACCCATCGCGGTGAATATGGCTTCGGTGAATCGAACAGCTACCTGCAATGGGAAAATACTCGTAACTCGCGCCTCTGCTCGGGCCTTTCGGGTGGTCCCGAGGACAGTATCGACATGACCTGTGTCGATACGGATGGCGACGGCGAGGATGATGCCCCGGCCTTCCAAACCATTACGCTTGATAACGTCACCGCCAAATCCGAATGGATTCTCCCGATGACGGTGGCCAAACGTGCCAGCCGTGTGACCTTCGGCGCGGAATATCGAGGCGAATTCATGGATGACCCCCATTCCATCGCGAACGAGATCCAGGACGACGGCGTTGCCGAAGAAAGCGGTGTCGATGCCGATCCGGCCAACCGCGACCCGAGCACCCAGCAGAACACCATCGGTCTTTACGCAGAGGCCAATATCGAATGGTCGGACCAGTTGACGCTGACACCCGGCCTGCGCTTCGACTACAACGACAATTTCGGCTCGAACTGGTCACCCAGCCTGAATGCCGAATATGCGTTCAACGATTCATGGACCCTGAAATTGGGCGTGGCGCGGGCCTTCAAGACCCCGAACCTGTTCCAGTTGAACCCGAACTATGTCTATCGCACCCGCGGGAACGGCTGCCCCTATATCGATGGCGAACAGGTCGGCGGCCCCTGCTATGTGCTGGGCAACCCGGACCTCGAAGCCGAGCGCAGCTGGAACAAGGAAATCGGCGTCGCCTATCAGGGCCAGACCGGCATCAACGGCAGCCTGACTTTCTTCCACAACGATTATGACAATCGCATCGGCTCGGGCACCTATCAGTATAATGACGGGGCCGAGACGAACCGGCTCTATCGCTGGGAGAACCAGAAGAATGCGGTGATCTCGGGCATCGAGGGCAATTTCTCGACGCCGCTGGGCGATCGCTTCGCCTTCAACGCGAACTTCACCAAGATGATCAAATCCGAGATGGAGAACGGCCAGCCGCTGAGCCTTGTTCCGGATTATACGATCAACTCGTCGCTCGACTGGTTTGCCACCGATGCGATTACCGTGACCCTTGCCGCCACCCATTACGGCGAGATCGAGGCCACCTCGGTCAACCCGACCACCGGTGCGGATTACGAGGACCCGGATTCGCGCGATCCCTATACACTGGTCAATCTGGGCGGGACGTGGGATATGTCCGAACAGGCACGGCTCTCGGCGGGGATCTCGAACCTCTTTGACAAGACGGTTCTCAGGACGGATTCCGGCGAGGGGGCGAATACCTTCAATGAACCCGGACGTGCGTTCTACATGACGCTGACCTCGACCTTCTGATTCCGAAGGCGCCTTGGCGCCTTTGGCCGAAAGACCTGCGGCGGCACTTCCGGTGCCGCCGCCCTGCGATTTGCTGAACCAGTTGTCTCCAATGACCGAAGTCAAGGAACCCAAGATCCTGATCGTCGATGACGCCCGCGAAATCCGCGAGCCTCTGGGCGTCTACCTGCGCCGCCACGGATTGCGCACGCGCCTGGCCGCCAATGTCGGCGAGGCACGCCGCGCATTGTCCGAAGAGCCGGTGCACCTCGTCCTTCTTGATGTCATGATGCCGGGAGAGGACGGGTTGAGCCTCTGCCGCGAGCTTGCTGCTGACCGTCGCCTGCCGGTGATCCTGCTGACCGCCCGAACGAGACAGGAGGACCGCGTGACGGGGCTCGAGCTTGGGGCCGATGACTACGTGTCGAAGCCCTTCGATCCGCGCGAATTGCTGGCCCGCATTCGCGCCGTTCTGCGCCGCGCCCCGCCCAAGAAGCGCGACCTCATCCTGATGCGCCGCAGCTTCGGCGGGCTGATCCATGACCCCGACCGCCGGTGCGTGATCCTTGCCGATGGAAACAGCATTGACCTGACCAGCGGCGAGAACCGGTTGCTCGGCTTGCTCTTGGACCAGCCGGGTCAGGTTCAATCCCGCGCCCGGCTTCTGGACCTGCTTCATGGCCGAGAGGCACGCGCCTATGATCGGACCGTCGACAACACGATCAGCCGCTTGCGCCACAAGATCGAGCAGGACCCGAAACACCCCGTCCTGATCGTGACCGAATGGGGCGGCGGGTACCGGCTTGCTGCCGAGGTCGAGGCATTGCCGTGAAGGGCTTGCTCGCAAGGTTGAAACCGGACGGGCTGGCGGCCCGGTTCGCGATCCTGCTCGTTCTGGCGCTTCTGGGCGCAAACCTGATCGCGGCGTTTCTCCTCGCGCGGGAGGGCACTTCCTTTGACCGGGCGATGCGACTTCAGGGCGACGCGCATCGGCTCGCCGCGCTGGTCGAGGCGCTGGAACATGCCGACCCTGCCACGGCCCTGTCGCTGCCGCAGCGCAGCTCGACCGGCTTTACCCGCTTTTCGGTCGAACCCGGCCCGCTTGAGATGCCCCATACCCGTCGGCTTCCCGATCATGAGGCGCAGCTGATGCTCAATGTTCCGGATCGCGCGATCGAGATCCACGAGGCCGGCCCGCCCCGCGGCGGGCAGGATCGCGCGGCGTTGCTGCTTGTCTCGGTCCGTCTCCAAAAGGGTTTCCTCGCCGGGCATTGGCTGAATGCGCTGGCCTATCCCTTGCCTTCACGGCAGGCCTGGAAGTGGAAGATGGGCTTTTTTGTGCCGCTCGCGGCGTCCCTTCTGGGCACGCTGATCGTGGGCGGGATTTTCATCCGACGCATGACGCTTCCGCTCAGCGATCTGGCCGAGGCGGCGCGCGCGGCGGGGCGAGGCGAACGTAAAGCTCGTGTTGCCGAGCGGGGGGCAAGCGAAATCCGAAAGGCCGCCGCCGCCTTCAATGACATGCAGCGCCGGATCGCGGGGTTCGAGACCGACAGATTGCGTCTGCTTGCGGCCGTGGGGCATGATTTGCGGACGCCGATAACCGGCCTTCGCATCCGCGCGGAGCTGCTTGACGATGAGGAACAGCGGGAAGGGATGATCCGCGTTCTCGACGAGATGGCCGTCATGGCCGAGGAATTGCTGCATGCCGCAGGCACCGGAAGTCCGGGCGAAGACGCGCAGGATAGCGATCTGGACCGCATGCTTGCGCAGCTTTGCGCGGATCGCGGCATCGACTACTCCCCGACCGCGCCACTGCATCTGGCGGTCCGGCCCGTCGCCATGCGCCGCGCCATCGGCAATATTCTCGACAATGCCCTGCGCTACGCTGGTGCGCCACTGGTGCGTCTTTCGTGTGATCATGCCTCGGCCCTGATCCGCATCGAGGACGGCGGCCCGGGCATCCCCGAAAGGATTCTGGACCAGATCTGCGAGCCTTTCATCCGCGGCGAGGGCAGCCGGTCGACCGAAACCGGCGGCGTAGGGCTGGGTCTGTCGATCGCGCGCGACGTGATCCGCCACCACGGCGGCAGCTTGTCGCTGCGCAACCGCTCGCAGGGCGGTCTCAGCGTCGAGATTCATTTGCCGACAACGCCAAGCCGCCAGGCAGGCTGCGATGGCCATCAGTTCTTACCAGTTTGAAACCACAGCAAAGCCAGATCCAAGGACCAGAAATGACCATACCCAGCACCCCCATCCTTGATACGGTCGACGTTTATGGCCGCGTGACCCGATGGTTGCACTGGAGCATCGCCCTGCTTCTGGCCTGGCAGTTTCTCGGCATGGGGCTGAAACTGATCTTTGGCCGCCAGCCATTTCTAGCCCCCCTGGTCGGATCGCATCAGCCGGTCGGCACGGTGCTGTTCGTCCTGATTGTGCTGCGCGTGATCTGGGCGGTGGTCAATCGCCGCAATCGCCCGCGCCATGGCAACGGATTGCTGGGCATTGCGGCGGTCACTGGTCACGGGCTGCTGTATCTCGCGATGGTCATGGTGCCATGCGTCGCCCTGCTTCGCGCCTATGGCAGTGAACGTGCCTTTGCCCCTTTCGGCTTCGAGATTTTTCCGGCCCGTGCGACCGAAATCGGCTGGATGGTCGATCTGGGCGGGCTGCTGCATGGTGAACTGGGCTGGGTGCTTGGCGCGCTGATCCTTGGCCATGTCGTCATGGTCGGCATCCACGAGACCATGTGGCGCGACGGTACCCTGGCTCGGATGACGCGGGCAGGGTCGTGACGGCAAACTGCCCTCACCGTCTCACCCACCTGGCACAGGGACGAGAAGCGGCGCTGCGGCTAACCCTGGCTGAATCGTATCTGGGCTGTGCGACCCCAAGATCTTGGCCTCCTCTGGATCGCGGGCCTGTTTCGCCCCGTGACCACCCGTCATGGGTCACTCGCAAGCCATACGTACCCGCATCGAAGGCTTTCTGATCTTGGTCAAGAAGGCGTGCTGCTGGCCGAGGTGATGTCGGCCAGCAGTTCAGCATCACTCGTCCATGGCATAGGCGATCACATAGTCACCCGGCTTTGTCCCGATCGATCCGTGACCGCCCGCTACGATGACGACGTATTGCTTGCCATCCACCTCATAGCTCATGGGGGTAGACTGCCCACCGGCGGGCAGGCGCGCTTGCCAGATCTGCCTGCCCGAGGTCAGGTCATAACCCCGCAGATAGTCATCCACCGCCGCCGCAAGGAAGACGACGCCGCCCTTGGTGATGATCGGCCCGCCGATGCCCGGTACGCCCAGCTTGATCGGCAATGGCAGGGCAGTCATGTCGCGAACGGTGCCATTCTTGTGCTTCCACGCGATCTGTCCATTGGTCAGGTCAGCACCGGCAACATAGCCCCATGGCGGGGATTGGCAGGGAATGCCCAGCGGGCCTAGGAACGGCCCCATGACCACGCCATAGGGCGCTCCCTCATTTCGGTTCAGCCCTTGTTCGCTGGCGGTCGCGCCGGCCTCTTTCGGGGGAATGTCGGCGCGCGGCACAAGCCGCGATGTGAAGGCCAGATAGGTCGGCATGCCGAACATCACCTGACGCTCGGGATCCACGGCGACGCTTCCCCAGTTGAAGACGCCGAAATTCCCCGGATAGACGATGGTGCCTTCGAGCGATGGCGGCGTGTAGCGCCCTTCGTACCTTAACCGGCGCATGTCGATGCGGCACATCAGCTGGTCAAAGATCGTGATGCCCCACATATCCCGCTCGCGCAGCGGATCGGGCTTGAAGGTCAAGGCCGAGGTCGGCTGCGTCGGTGCGGTGTAATCCTCGGGGATCGCGCCAGAGGGCGCGGGTTCTTCCGTCACCGGCAGGATCGGCTGACCTGTCTCGCGGTTCAGCACATAGATATCGCCCTGCTTGGTAGGGCCGACCAGGGCGGGCTGGGTCTGGCCATCTATGGTCAGGTCGATCAGCACGGGCTGGGCGGGCACATCCATGTCCCAGAGGTCGTGATGCACGGTCTGGAAGACCCACCTCTCCTGGCCCGTTGCCACATCCAGCGCCACGATGGACGAGGAATGTTTCTCGACGGCCTCGGAGCGACCCATGCCCAACTGGTCGGGAACCTGATTTCCCAAAGGGATGAAGACCAGACCGCGTTCGGCATCGACCGAAAAGACCGACCAACTGTTCGGGCTGTTGGCGGTGTAGGTCTCGCCTGCGGCAAGGTCGATCGGCGTGGTGTCCTCGGGATTGGCGCTGTCCCAGTTCCACAGCAATTCGCCGCTGGCGATGTCATAGGCGCGGATCACGCCGGATTGCGAATAGATCGAGAAATTGTCGTTCACTGCGCCGCCGATGATGAGCTTGCCATCAACCGCAACCGGGGGCGAGGTCGAGTAATAGTAACCCGCCGGATTATAGGGCATCCCTGCTTCAAGATGCAGTGCGCCCCGCTCGGCAAAGCTTTCGCAGGGTTGCCCGGTTTCGGCGTTGAGCGCGATCAGGCGGGCATCGGCGGTGGGCAGATAGACCCGCGTCGGGCATTCCCGCGCGGCCTCGGCCGTCTCGGGCGACGATGCGGGCATGTCGCCCATGTTCCAATAGGTCACGCCACGGCAGGTCTGGTGCTGCCGGTCGGGATTCATGCCCGAATTCGCGTCATAGCGCCAGATCTCCTTGCCGCTTGCCGCATCCAGCGCAATGGCGATGTTATGCGGCGTGCAAATGTAGAGACGCTCGCCGACCTTCAGGGGGGTCACCTGATAGGTCGTTTCGCCGACGTCATCGGGGCGCTTCACGTCACCCGTCTGATAGCGCCAGACCTCGCGCAGATTTCCGATATTGGCTGGGGTGATTTCTTCCAGCGGAGAGTATCGCTGCCCGAAATTCGTGCGGCCATATTGATGCCAGTCACCCGCGGCCATCTCATTGCCAAGGGCGGGGGTATCAGTCGCCTTCGCGGTCGGCAGGTTCCCAGAAATGTCATGGGGGTCCTGCAGCATCGCGTAGCCCGCCGCTCCGATCGAAGCCGCGACGGCGAGGCCGATCCCCAGTCCGCTGGGCGGGACGCGGATATGGCCGTCGATCACCCGGCCGGTCAGATGTTCGCGAAACGCGGGCAGGCAAAGCCAGATTGCCATCAGGACAGGCAAGCCACCCCTGGGCGCAAGTTGCCACCAGTCGAAACCGACTTCCCAAATGGCCCAGAGCAACCACAGAACAAGCGTGACCGCGAAAAGGCCAAGCGCACGTTGATCCCTGCGAAAGATAAGGGCCGCAGTGACCAAAGTGGCGATCCCGAGCAGGGCATAGGCCGGACTGCCGCCAAGCCAGACCAGCCAAGCGCCAAGCCCAAGCAGCGCCAAGCCGATGAGTGAAAAGATAATTCCGGTTAAAGCTATGATCATCATCCTGCCATTTCTTGATGGAAGGTCATTGTTGGATGGCGTGCGGGTTACCGCTGCTGGGAGGTGGTTCGGCCGGATCCGGACCCGATCGCATCGAGAGCATCGCCACGATCAAGAGGATGGCGACAACGACTGCTGCGGTAATGAAAGCCTTCATATCTCCACCGGCTCGTTGACAACTCAAAACAAAACGTCGCGACGTCTCGGCTTGTTCCTCATGTCGAACCGCTCAGATCGGTGTGAAGAAAGATCCAGCTGTCGAGGCACCCCCGCCGCAAGGGCCCGGTAGAGCGCAAGCCGGAGGTGTTGTTGCCGATGGACGTTTGGCACCTTGCGGGTCGTGTGGAATGGGTTCCACCGGCTTTGGCCCCTGTCCCGGTGATCCAGGCTCGACCGTGAACTCCGATCTCATCACCGAAAGGCGAACAGACCCTCGTCCTCATCGCTCTTGCCCGAAAGGCGGGCGGCGACGATTTGCGCCGCAATCATCGAAAAGGTGATGCCATTGCCACCAAACCCCATCACCGCATGGACGCGTTCGCAGCCCGGAACCCGGTCGATGATAGGCAGCCCGTCGACCGTGTCGCCGAAGGGTGCCGCCCAAATATAGGCGGGCGTGCCGATCTCGATGCCGCATAATGCGTGCAACTTCGCGGCGATGCGGGCTGCGCTGGCATGCAGGCGAGCCGGGTCCCCGTGGGCATCGGGCGCATCGCTATCCTCGCCGCCCGCAATGATCCGACCATCGCGCGCAGTGCGGAAATAGAGGTAGGGGTCGGCGGCTTCCCAAACCAGAAATTCGTCCAGCCAGGCCGGTCGCGCCATCCGGGGTTCGCTCGCCATGGCCCAGGTCGAGGTGATCCGATGGGCTCTGCTTTGCATCACCGGCAGGAACTCGTAGCCTGTGCAAAAGACGCCCTGCCCAGCCGTGAGGATCGAGCCCTCGGCCGTTGCAAGCGCGACGCTTCCCGACGCTTCCGCCATGTCGGTGATTTCGCAGGGCGATACGATCTCCGCCCCGCGTTGAACTGCCAGTTGCAGCAGACCGGCCGTCAATTGCGCCGGATTGGCCGAGGCAGACGCGTCCGAAAGTATCGCAGCCGTGCGGTTGATGCCAAAGCGTCGTCCGAGTTCTGCATGGTCAAGAAATTCACATGCGATTTTCGCCCTCTGTCGGGCTTCGAACTCGGTTCGCATTGCACGCTGCCCCATTTCGTCGCCGGTCAGGTACAGGGCCGATTTCGCCTCCAGGTCGCAGGAAATCTGGCATCTCGCCACCAGATCCCGAAGATCCCGCACCGCGCGGACCGAACGCCGCCAGGCCTGCGCCGCCTTAGCCTCGCCCATCCGTTCCGCCAGTCGATGCAGCGGCACGTCGATTTCATGCTGGATCATCGCGGTCGAGGCAAGGCTAGATCCGCGCACCGGCACCCTTCGGTCCAGGATCAGGATACGACGCTTACGGCGCGACAATGCCTCGGCCATAAGGGCACCACTGATCCCGGTTCCGACGATAATCACATCCCACGACTTTGCGGAGGGCCGTCTGATTGCGGGTGCGCTGATCGACCTGGTCGCCGCCCAGAATGGCTTGTCCAGATGCAGTCGACGTTGTTTCGTGCGAGTTTGACTTTTGGACAAATTCACGTTCATGCCGGCACCCAAAATGCACGTGGAAGAATGGCCGTCTTGCATTTCTCAGTTTGCAAGGCAGGGTCAGAAAGTCAGCCGGAAGTGGTCCCCGATATCAGGCTCGTCGCCGGTCAGGTTGGCCTTCGCGATCTGGTAGAGAAAGTTGATACCGCCGGTGGTGGACCAGATCTCGGCATTGGTCAGGTTGAGCCTCAGCAGCCGAAGATCGGGGTCTTCCTTGCCTTCATCGAACCAGGCCGAGGCGACGCTGCTCCAGATCTCATCGAGTTTTTCGCGGTCTGAGGAAAGTTCGAGCCGCCCCTCGATCTGCGCGAAAAGCTTGCCCGAAGCATCTGCGATAATATGGAGTGCTTCCTTGGCCCCGTCCTGCACTTCGCCTACGAGATCGGTGCCTTCCGCCGTGATGAACCACAGGACACGCGCATCGGGGTCCGCATAATGTGACATCGGGACCATTTTCATCCCATCGCGGGTGCCCAGCATCCCCGCATTGATCCCGTCGAGACGTTTCCAAAAGATCTGCTCTTCCATCTCATTCTCCATTTCTTTCTGCCGAACGCGGTCTTGTTTCGGGGTGGCGTGCGCAGGCCAACGGCTGCAGGCCGTGACAAGCGGGCTGGCTGATATTTTCGAAAGCGGCATGTCCTGCCGGGTCTGGGGCTAGCGTTGGCTCGCCCGATGCGGGTCAAAACGTCTGTCTCTGATCAAGGTTCCCGCTGCCGACATCTTGACCGAGGAAGGGAACAAGGAAGCCGAACACGGGTTTCCTTGCGGGTAACGCATCCCCGAACCGCCCGCTGAATGTCTATTGGAGCGGCCGGTCCGTCCAAGGAGGATTTTGCATGAACGACTATCCCAGACCTCCCTTCCCCGAGCAGAGCCAAGAGCTTCCCGGAAGTTTCAAGAAGATGCAGCCCCGCCCGGATCATGGTGAAAAGTCCTGGCTCGGCACGGGTCGGTTGGTCGGCAAGGTCGCGCTGATCACGGGCGGCGACAGCGGGATAGGGCGTGCCGTGGCCATTGCCTATGCCCGCGAAGGAGCGGATCTGGCCATCGCCTATCTGGATGAAAGCGGGGACGCGCAAGACACCGCAGCCATCGTGACCGAGGCCGGCCGCGAATGCCTGTTGCTTCCTGGCGATCTTGGCGATCCGACGCATTGCCGTGATGTGGTCGCACGCACGGTTCAGCGGTTCGGCCGCATCGACATTCTTGTGAACAACGCGGCCCATCAGATGAAATTCGACGAGATTGCCGAAATCTCGGACGAGGAATGGCGGCGGACATTTGCAGTCAACATCGATGCGATGTTTCATCTGACCAAGGCGGCAGTCCCGCATATGTCCCCCGGCGCGGCGATCATCAACACCGCCTCAATCAATTCCGACAAGCCGAACCCGACTTTGCTGGCCTATGCCACGACCAAGGGCGCGATCCAGAATTTCACCGCCGGATTGGCACAGATGCTTGCCGAAAAGGGTATCCGCGTGAACGCGGTCGCGCCCGGCCCGGTCTGGACGCCGCTCATCCCCGCCAGCTTCCCGCCCGAGGATGTGGCAAAATTCGGTGGGAAATATCCGATGCAGCGGCCTGCCCAGCCGGTCGAATTGGCATCGAGCTATGTGATGCTTGCCGAGCCGATGTCGAGCTATGTGTCGGGTGCAACCATAGCCGTGACGGGCGGCATGCCGATGATCTGAGAAAGGATCGATGATGAGACACAAGCTACTACGGCTTGGCTTGGGCATCGCAGTGGGGCTCCTGCTGAAAGCTGCCCTGGATGCGCGCCGCTCGCGCCTTTCGCCGCCGCAGCCCGAGCAAATTCGCGACGCCGGGCCCGACGCCATGGACGAGCCGCCCGAAACATGGGACAGGGTCGACGAGCAGGGCGACGAGTCCTTTCCGGCCAGCGATCCTCCGGCGAATTACTGAAAGATGCCGGAAAGGCTGGTCTTCGTTTCCGATCGTGAGCCTGGCATCTCGCGACGCAGGGCCGGGAAAGGGTTCAGCTATCGCGGCCCCGATGGCAATACCCTCGGCCGCGACGAGATTGCCCGGATCAAGGCGCTTGGTGTGCCTCCCGCCTACCGCGATGTCTGGATCTGTGTGCGGGCGAACGGTCATTTGCAGGCCACCGGGCGGGACGAACGGGGTCGCAAGCAATACCGCTATCACCCGCTCTGGAGCGAGGCCCGAGCACGCACAAAATACGACCAGTTGGCCGAGTTTGGGCGCGCCCTGCCGGCGTTGCGCCGACGC from Paracoccus sp. MBLB3053 includes:
- a CDS encoding YncE family protein; the protein is MATPLISHMRLMLCASALALTATAGASVAETHFTKSLTEFPGRVQASGAERGQPIYKGGKAVISGKDLIPGQTVTLMRGDKTLNAEPITVDDKGEFSLTIEVDADAQTGLQPVVVIAENPAAADVVQMKISPEVPVSGAEKFEIASEVVTPGMYQVKASEEGPVFVTASIGRPPVKEAKLVKIDPETLKVAAEAVPAAAPAREDGKDAGLFAVYGVDVDNANGNVWVTNTRQNTASVYKQSDLSLVKQFEPGAVPHARDVIVDEANGRAYASATGTPNIEVFDIETLEKLEPITLQSTIRGEEFSTMALDIDEAGGKLVTVSIATPEAAIVDLKTGDAKVIRLPGVKTASGVAYDPQEGLIFVAAQGTDNLVIVKAETGEVLHDVPVGAGALNVAFEPKSRHAFVANRGAGTITVVDPRGNIIANLDAGSMPNQLRADGRGNVWAVNKARGEDDPVGDRIWRITPKE
- a CDS encoding FepA family TonB-dependent siderophore receptor — protein: MATPLMRPATGTAICLLMSLPVFAGAAIAQEAAAPEPSAVVLETVVLSAEDQNKQALGASVITESDLAKAPVVNDISEIVRKMPGVNLTGNNTSGQRGNNRQIDIRGMGPENTLILIDGKPVMSRNAVKMSRGGERDTRGDSNWVPAEMIERIEVLRGPAAARYGSGSAGGVVNIITKRPETLTGQVSMHTTQPESSKEGATNRTNFMLAGPAGEDFTFRIFGNYNRSEPDSADINPAELDDDGEEVVMAGTEGVINKDISTLLTWHGIEGHEIDLEWNFSRQGNLYAGDTRTGVTDEQYNSLLGEETNRMYRNTLAITHRGEYGFGESNSYLQWENTRNSRLCSGLSGGPEDSIDMTCVDTDGDGEDDAPAFQTITLDNVTAKSEWILPMTVAKRASRVTFGAEYRGEFMDDPHSIANEIQDDGVAEESGVDADPANRDPSTQQNTIGLYAEANIEWSDQLTLTPGLRFDYNDNFGSNWSPSLNAEYAFNDSWTLKLGVARAFKTPNLFQLNPNYVYRTRGNGCPYIDGEQVGGPCYVLGNPDLEAERSWNKEIGVAYQGQTGINGSLTFFHNDYDNRIGSGTYQYNDGAETNRLYRWENQKNAVISGIEGNFSTPLGDRFAFNANFTKMIKSEMENGQPLSLVPDYTINSSLDWFATDAITVTLAATHYGEIEATSVNPTTGADYEDPDSRDPYTLVNLGGTWDMSEQARLSAGISNLFDKTVLRTDSGEGANTFNEPGRAFYMTLTSTF
- a CDS encoding response regulator transcription factor encodes the protein MTEVKEPKILIVDDAREIREPLGVYLRRHGLRTRLAANVGEARRALSEEPVHLVLLDVMMPGEDGLSLCRELAADRRLPVILLTARTRQEDRVTGLELGADDYVSKPFDPRELLARIRAVLRRAPPKKRDLILMRRSFGGLIHDPDRRCVILADGNSIDLTSGENRLLGLLLDQPGQVQSRARLLDLLHGREARAYDRTVDNTISRLRHKIEQDPKHPVLIVTEWGGGYRLAAEVEALP
- a CDS encoding ATP-binding protein, translated to MKGLLARLKPDGLAARFAILLVLALLGANLIAAFLLAREGTSFDRAMRLQGDAHRLAALVEALEHADPATALSLPQRSSTGFTRFSVEPGPLEMPHTRRLPDHEAQLMLNVPDRAIEIHEAGPPRGGQDRAALLLVSVRLQKGFLAGHWLNALAYPLPSRQAWKWKMGFFVPLAASLLGTLIVGGIFIRRMTLPLSDLAEAARAAGRGERKARVAERGASEIRKAAAAFNDMQRRIAGFETDRLRLLAAVGHDLRTPITGLRIRAELLDDEEQREGMIRVLDEMAVMAEELLHAAGTGSPGEDAQDSDLDRMLAQLCADRGIDYSPTAPLHLAVRPVAMRRAIGNILDNALRYAGAPLVRLSCDHASALIRIEDGGPGIPERILDQICEPFIRGEGSRSTETGGVGLGLSIARDVIRHHGGSLSLRNRSQGGLSVEIHLPTTPSRQAGCDGHQFLPV
- a CDS encoding cytochrome b — protein: MTIPSTPILDTVDVYGRVTRWLHWSIALLLAWQFLGMGLKLIFGRQPFLAPLVGSHQPVGTVLFVLIVLRVIWAVVNRRNRPRHGNGLLGIAAVTGHGLLYLAMVMVPCVALLRAYGSERAFAPFGFEIFPARATEIGWMVDLGGLLHGELGWVLGALILGHVVMVGIHETMWRDGTLARMTRAGS
- a CDS encoding glucose/quinate/shikimate family membrane-bound PQQ-dependent dehydrogenase, which codes for MMIIALTGIIFSLIGLALLGLGAWLVWLGGSPAYALLGIATLVTAALIFRRDQRALGLFAVTLVLWLLWAIWEVGFDWWQLAPRGGLPVLMAIWLCLPAFREHLTGRVIDGHIRVPPSGLGIGLAVAASIGAAGYAMLQDPHDISGNLPTAKATDTPALGNEMAAGDWHQYGRTNFGQRYSPLEEITPANIGNLREVWRYQTGDVKRPDDVGETTYQVTPLKVGERLYICTPHNIAIALDAASGKEIWRYDANSGMNPDRQHQTCRGVTYWNMGDMPASSPETAEAARECPTRVYLPTADARLIALNAETGQPCESFAERGALHLEAGMPYNPAGYYYSTSPPVAVDGKLIIGGAVNDNFSIYSQSGVIRAYDIASGELLWNWDSANPEDTTPIDLAAGETYTANSPNSWSVFSVDAERGLVFIPLGNQVPDQLGMGRSEAVEKHSSSIVALDVATGQERWVFQTVHHDLWDMDVPAQPVLIDLTIDGQTQPALVGPTKQGDIYVLNRETGQPILPVTEEPAPSGAIPEDYTAPTQPTSALTFKPDPLRERDMWGITIFDQLMCRIDMRRLRYEGRYTPPSLEGTIVYPGNFGVFNWGSVAVDPERQVMFGMPTYLAFTSRLVPRADIPPKEAGATASEQGLNRNEGAPYGVVMGPFLGPLGIPCQSPPWGYVAGADLTNGQIAWKHKNGTVRDMTALPLPIKLGVPGIGGPIITKGGVVFLAAAVDDYLRGYDLTSGRQIWQARLPAGGQSTPMSYEVDGKQYVVIVAGGHGSIGTKPGDYVIAYAMDE